Proteins encoded by one window of Chaetodon trifascialis isolate fChaTrf1 chromosome 15, fChaTrf1.hap1, whole genome shotgun sequence:
- the prmt1 gene encoding protein arginine N-methyltransferase 1 isoform X1: MQEIEMAAPAERMEVSQGESSAKPAAEDMTSKDYYFDSYAHFGIHEEMLKDEVRTLTYRNSMFHNKHLFKDKVVLDVGSGTGILCMFAAKAGAKKVIGIECSSISDYAVKIVKANKLDDVVTIIKGKVEEVELPVEGVDIIISEWMGYCLFYESMLNTVIYARDKWLKPDGLIFPDRATLYVTAIEDRQYKDYKIHWWENVYGFDMSCIKEVAIKEPLVDVVDPKQLVSSACLIKEVDIYTVKLEDLTFTSPFCLQVKRNDYIHALVTYFNIEFTRCHKRTGFSTSPESPYTHWKQTVFYLDDYLTVKTSEEIFGTISMKPNVKNNRDLDFTIDIDFKGQLCEMSKTSEYRMR; encoded by the exons ATGCAGGAGATCGAAATGGCGGCGccagcagagaggatggag GTTTCTCAGGGGGAGAGCTCAGCCAAGCCTGCAGCTGAGGATATGACATCAAAGGACTACTACTTTGACTCATACGCCCACTTTGGCATCCATGAG GAGATGCTGAAAGATGAGGTTCGCACTCTGACTTACCGCAATTCCATGTTCCACAACAAGCATCTGTTTAAAGACAAGGTGGTGCTGGACGTGGGCAGTGGGACAGGCATCCTCTGCATGTTTGCTGCCAAAGCAGGGGCCAAGAAGGTTATAGGG ATAGAATGCAGCAGCATCTCGGACTATGCTGTGAAAATTGTCAAGGCCAACAAGCTGGATGATG TTGTTACCATCATCAAGGGAAAGGTGGAAGAGGTGGAGCTGCCTGTGGAGGGAGTAGATATCATCATATCAGAGTGGATGGGCTACTGCCTCTTCTATGAGTCCATGCTCAATACTGTCATTTATGCTCGGGACAAATGGCTG AAGCCAGATGGACTCATTTTCCCAGACAGGGCAACTCTTTATGTCACTGCCATTGAAGACAGACAATACAAGGACTACAAAATCCACT GGTGGGAAAACGTGTATGGTTTTGATATGTCGTGCATCAAGGAGGTGGCTATTAAGGAACCCTTGGTTGATGTTGTGGACCCCAAGCAGCTGGTCAGCAGCGCATGTCTCATTAAG GAGGTGGACATCTACACAGTGAAGTTGGAGGATCTGACCTTCACCTCACCGTTCTGCCTGCAGGTGAAGAGGAATGACTACATCCATGCTCTGGTCACTTACTTCAACATCGAGTTCACTCGCTGTCACAAGAGGACCGGCTTCTCCACCA GTCCAGAGTCTCCCTACACCCACTGGAAGCAGACTGTGTTCTACCTGGATGATTACCTTACAGTCAAGACGAGTGAGGAGATCTTCGGTACAATCAGCATGAAGCCAAATGTTAAGAACAAT AGAGACCTGGACTTCACCATAGACATCGACTTCAAGGGTCAGCTGTGTGAGATGTCTAAGACGTCAGAGTACAGAATGCGTTAG
- the prmt1 gene encoding protein arginine N-methyltransferase 1 isoform X2, whose protein sequence is MQEIEMAAPAERMEGESSAKPAAEDMTSKDYYFDSYAHFGIHEEMLKDEVRTLTYRNSMFHNKHLFKDKVVLDVGSGTGILCMFAAKAGAKKVIGIECSSISDYAVKIVKANKLDDVVTIIKGKVEEVELPVEGVDIIISEWMGYCLFYESMLNTVIYARDKWLKPDGLIFPDRATLYVTAIEDRQYKDYKIHWWENVYGFDMSCIKEVAIKEPLVDVVDPKQLVSSACLIKEVDIYTVKLEDLTFTSPFCLQVKRNDYIHALVTYFNIEFTRCHKRTGFSTSPESPYTHWKQTVFYLDDYLTVKTSEEIFGTISMKPNVKNNRDLDFTIDIDFKGQLCEMSKTSEYRMR, encoded by the exons ATGCAGGAGATCGAAATGGCGGCGccagcagagaggatggag GGGGAGAGCTCAGCCAAGCCTGCAGCTGAGGATATGACATCAAAGGACTACTACTTTGACTCATACGCCCACTTTGGCATCCATGAG GAGATGCTGAAAGATGAGGTTCGCACTCTGACTTACCGCAATTCCATGTTCCACAACAAGCATCTGTTTAAAGACAAGGTGGTGCTGGACGTGGGCAGTGGGACAGGCATCCTCTGCATGTTTGCTGCCAAAGCAGGGGCCAAGAAGGTTATAGGG ATAGAATGCAGCAGCATCTCGGACTATGCTGTGAAAATTGTCAAGGCCAACAAGCTGGATGATG TTGTTACCATCATCAAGGGAAAGGTGGAAGAGGTGGAGCTGCCTGTGGAGGGAGTAGATATCATCATATCAGAGTGGATGGGCTACTGCCTCTTCTATGAGTCCATGCTCAATACTGTCATTTATGCTCGGGACAAATGGCTG AAGCCAGATGGACTCATTTTCCCAGACAGGGCAACTCTTTATGTCACTGCCATTGAAGACAGACAATACAAGGACTACAAAATCCACT GGTGGGAAAACGTGTATGGTTTTGATATGTCGTGCATCAAGGAGGTGGCTATTAAGGAACCCTTGGTTGATGTTGTGGACCCCAAGCAGCTGGTCAGCAGCGCATGTCTCATTAAG GAGGTGGACATCTACACAGTGAAGTTGGAGGATCTGACCTTCACCTCACCGTTCTGCCTGCAGGTGAAGAGGAATGACTACATCCATGCTCTGGTCACTTACTTCAACATCGAGTTCACTCGCTGTCACAAGAGGACCGGCTTCTCCACCA GTCCAGAGTCTCCCTACACCCACTGGAAGCAGACTGTGTTCTACCTGGATGATTACCTTACAGTCAAGACGAGTGAGGAGATCTTCGGTACAATCAGCATGAAGCCAAATGTTAAGAACAAT AGAGACCTGGACTTCACCATAGACATCGACTTCAAGGGTCAGCTGTGTGAGATGTCTAAGACGTCAGAGTACAGAATGCGTTAG